The following proteins come from a genomic window of Methanocella conradii HZ254:
- a CDS encoding aspartate dehydrogenase: protein MFKIGIVGAGAIGKEIARAIDDGTVPARLVALWDRKVDEAEEFAASLAQKPKVLPLEDLVKECNIVVEAASQAAVREVAITALSNSKSVMIMSVGALSDKELLEQIKALAREHHCSIYVPSGAIGGLDAVKSASIKHVECVTITTRKPARGLKGAPFVVRNNIDLDKFTVPTEIFSGPAAIAIKEFPANVNVAASLSLVGIGFEKTVVKVVVDPTITRNVHEIHVKGDFGDFHAKIENVPSATNPRTSYLAALSAIATLKQVCEPLKIGT, encoded by the coding sequence ATGTTCAAGATAGGTATTGTCGGCGCAGGGGCCATCGGTAAGGAGATAGCCAGGGCCATTGACGATGGCACGGTGCCGGCCAGGCTCGTCGCGCTCTGGGATAGAAAGGTAGATGAGGCAGAAGAGTTTGCCGCCTCGCTCGCTCAGAAGCCTAAGGTGTTACCGCTTGAAGACCTCGTGAAGGAGTGTAACATCGTAGTCGAGGCGGCGTCGCAGGCTGCCGTCAGAGAGGTTGCGATAACTGCGCTGTCGAACTCTAAGAGCGTGATGATAATGAGCGTGGGCGCCCTCTCCGATAAAGAACTTTTGGAGCAGATCAAGGCCCTGGCAAGGGAGCATCATTGTAGCATCTATGTGCCTTCCGGGGCGATTGGAGGGCTGGACGCAGTTAAGTCGGCTTCAATTAAGCACGTCGAGTGTGTCACCATCACGACTCGAAAGCCAGCAAGAGGCCTAAAGGGGGCGCCATTCGTGGTGAGGAACAACATCGACCTGGATAAGTTTACCGTGCCCACTGAGATATTTTCGGGGCCTGCAGCTATCGCGATAAAGGAGTTCCCGGCAAACGTCAACGTGGCCGCATCCCTCAGCCTCGTGGGCATAGGGTTCGAAAAGACCGTGGTCAAGGTCGTGGTCGATCCAACGATAACCCGTAACGTCCACGAGATACACGTCAAAGGCGACTTTGGGGACTTCCACGCTAAGATAGAAAATGTGCCGTCGGCTACCAACCCCAGGACGAGCTATTTGGCGGCGCTATCGGCGATCGCGACGCTCAAGCAGGTGTGCGAGCCGCTAAAGATCGGCACTTAA
- the nadC gene encoding carboxylating nicotinate-nucleotide diphosphorylase produces MLSTEELDAYLEEDLGDDDDSNGIVPAVEAFGSIACKEEGVLAGLEEACAVFRHLGLTTATSFVDGQPLKKGDVVLEVRGSARDMMRGERLALNFLGRMSGIATLTAKCISLAPGVRIAATRKTTPGFRKFEKKAVKLAGGDAHRYDLSSAVMIKDNQIRVMGLESAIREAKRSASFTKKIEVEVESIEDAEKAARLGVDIIMFDNMKPATIKEGVKKVKAIDARILLEASGGITLENLADYARTGVDAISLGALTRDARWLDFSMDIRPLIISGHR; encoded by the coding sequence ATGCTCTCTACGGAAGAACTGGACGCCTACCTGGAGGAAGACCTTGGCGATGATGACGACTCGAATGGCATAGTCCCGGCCGTCGAGGCGTTCGGCAGCATAGCGTGTAAGGAGGAAGGCGTTCTGGCAGGCCTGGAAGAAGCATGTGCCGTGTTCAGGCACCTCGGCCTTACGACGGCCACATCTTTCGTGGATGGCCAGCCACTTAAAAAAGGCGACGTAGTCCTGGAGGTCAGAGGCAGCGCACGAGACATGATGCGAGGAGAAAGGCTGGCCCTTAACTTTTTAGGACGGATGAGCGGCATAGCGACCCTTACGGCGAAGTGCATATCGCTGGCGCCCGGGGTACGCATCGCGGCAACGAGAAAGACTACGCCGGGCTTCCGCAAGTTCGAGAAAAAGGCCGTCAAGCTGGCCGGCGGCGATGCACACCGCTATGACCTTTCCTCTGCCGTGATGATTAAAGACAACCAGATCCGCGTCATGGGCCTTGAAAGCGCCATCAGGGAAGCGAAAAGGAGTGCGAGCTTCACCAAGAAGATAGAGGTCGAGGTTGAATCGATCGAAGATGCTGAGAAGGCGGCGAGGCTCGGCGTCGATATAATCATGTTTGATAACATGAAGCCCGCCACCATAAAGGAGGGAGTAAAAAAGGTGAAAGCCATCGATGCCCGCATTTTATTGGAGGCTTCCGGCGGCATCACCCTCGAGAACCTGGCGGATTATGCCAGGACGGGCGTAGACGCCATATCGCTTGGCGCCCTGACGAGAGACGCCCGCTGGCTCGACTTCAGCATGGACATCCGGCCTTTAATCATTTCAGGGCATCGATGA
- a CDS encoding phosphotransacetylase family protein, whose translation MRSIMVSSPDLYSGKSAITMALALKLKDYDYKVGYMKPVGNIIVDANGVLTDDDALNMKRILGLQESLDDLAPILFTYRLLDDVLEGKEKPLAEKLLATFEKVSKGKDAVMLEGAGDLSGGSVLSLSDFDVARMTGSKILLVARYCDDFAVNRIVTYMKLLPRDVELVGIVFNNIGPNFINFVKEKVVPYFEKRSVKVLGVIPQNKALMSVTAGEISEELHGQVLAGKENIDVSVSGIVVGAMSLENAIKVFRRKPNRAVITAGDRADTQMAALEARSSCVLLSGNLYPEAPVLGRAEELGIPIILFPDDTMTLVDKMEALLRSVRIKNPQKIELMKSMFSEHVDMESIIDALK comes from the coding sequence ATGCGTTCGATAATGGTAAGCTCTCCGGACCTCTACTCCGGTAAAAGCGCTATCACGATGGCGCTGGCATTGAAACTCAAGGACTATGATTACAAGGTTGGCTACATGAAGCCCGTGGGAAATATCATCGTCGACGCCAACGGTGTATTGACGGACGACGACGCCCTGAACATGAAGCGCATACTCGGGCTACAGGAAAGCCTTGACGACCTGGCGCCCATATTGTTTACATACCGCCTGCTTGACGACGTCCTGGAAGGCAAGGAGAAGCCTCTTGCCGAGAAGCTACTGGCTACGTTTGAAAAGGTAAGCAAGGGCAAGGACGCCGTCATGCTGGAAGGCGCGGGTGACTTGAGTGGCGGCAGCGTATTGAGCCTATCCGACTTCGATGTAGCCCGCATGACGGGGAGCAAAATCCTTCTCGTGGCGAGGTATTGTGATGACTTCGCCGTCAACCGCATCGTGACCTACATGAAGCTCCTGCCCAGGGACGTTGAGCTCGTAGGCATAGTATTCAACAATATAGGGCCGAACTTCATTAACTTTGTAAAGGAAAAGGTCGTGCCATACTTTGAAAAGAGGAGCGTAAAGGTCCTTGGCGTCATCCCCCAGAATAAGGCTTTGATGAGCGTGACGGCTGGAGAGATATCCGAAGAGCTACATGGCCAGGTGCTTGCCGGAAAAGAAAACATCGACGTATCCGTGAGCGGCATCGTCGTGGGCGCAATGTCTCTCGAGAATGCCATAAAGGTTTTCAGGAGAAAGCCCAACAGGGCCGTCATCACGGCGGGTGACCGTGCGGATACGCAGATGGCAGCGCTGGAGGCGCGGTCAAGCTGCGTGCTGCTATCGGGTAACCTGTACCCGGAGGCCCCTGTCCTTGGCAGGGCGGAAGAGCTTGGCATTCCTATCATACTATTCCCGGACGACACGATGACCCTGGTGGATAAGATGGAGGCGCTCCTGCGCAGCGTTCGCATTAAGAACCCCCAGAAGATCGAGCTCATGAAAAGCATGTTTTCCGAGCATGTCGATATGGAGAGCATCATCGATGCCCTGAAATGA
- a CDS encoding RuBisCO large subunit C-terminal-like domain-containing protein, with protein MMVRATYHVEAEAPLEKVAKEIAAEQSTGTWTDVPAERDVHEKLGARVVSAKEGTVVIDFPAEIFEPVNVPQILSVVAGNLFGLGGLKALRLEDVDFTPLLKHYKGPRFGIQDVRKYLGVYDRPLIGTIIKPKVGLSPKRTAEVAEQAALGGLDLIKDDETLTDQAFCPLEERLTAVMDKLDKAEAVVGKPCLYAVNVTAGADKIVERAERAKELGANMIMVDILTAGFSAVQAINEAGINLPIHVHRTMHGALTRGAFGISMPVIAKLTRMVGGTNLHIGTYSGKMERNISDIDRSRDILREPWNDFKPMFPAVSGGIYPQLVKANLDHYGIDCILQAGGGIHGHPEGTIAGAKAMFQAVEAWKKQAPLPEYAKAHHELAVALKKWGH; from the coding sequence ATGATGGTCAGGGCCACGTATCATGTGGAGGCGGAAGCGCCTCTTGAGAAGGTAGCTAAGGAGATAGCCGCCGAGCAGTCTACCGGCACATGGACCGACGTGCCCGCCGAGCGCGATGTCCATGAAAAGCTTGGCGCCCGCGTCGTAAGCGCAAAAGAGGGCACGGTAGTCATCGATTTTCCCGCCGAGATTTTTGAGCCTGTGAACGTGCCGCAGATATTATCCGTGGTGGCCGGTAACCTGTTTGGCCTGGGGGGCCTTAAAGCCCTACGGCTTGAGGATGTTGACTTTACCCCCCTGTTGAAGCATTATAAGGGGCCGAGGTTTGGCATCCAGGATGTCAGGAAGTACCTGGGGGTGTATGATAGGCCGCTGATAGGGACGATTATAAAGCCTAAGGTCGGCTTAAGCCCGAAGCGCACTGCAGAGGTGGCAGAACAGGCAGCTTTAGGCGGCCTTGACCTGATCAAGGACGACGAGACCTTGACCGATCAGGCGTTTTGCCCGCTGGAGGAGAGGCTGACAGCGGTCATGGATAAGCTTGATAAGGCGGAGGCCGTGGTCGGTAAGCCCTGCCTTTATGCCGTCAACGTGACCGCGGGTGCGGACAAGATAGTAGAGCGGGCGGAGAGGGCCAAAGAGCTAGGCGCTAACATGATAATGGTTGACATATTGACCGCAGGGTTTTCCGCGGTCCAGGCAATCAACGAGGCCGGCATAAACCTGCCCATACACGTACACAGGACGATGCACGGCGCCTTAACGCGCGGCGCATTCGGCATCTCCATGCCCGTCATAGCAAAGCTGACGAGAATGGTTGGCGGCACAAACCTGCACATTGGCACCTATAGCGGCAAGATGGAGCGTAATATAAGCGATATTGACCGCTCAAGGGATATATTGCGAGAGCCATGGAACGATTTCAAGCCGATGTTTCCCGCTGTGTCGGGCGGCATTTACCCTCAGCTTGTAAAGGCAAACCTCGACCATTATGGCATTGATTGCATACTACAGGCTGGCGGGGGCATTCATGGGCACCCCGAAGGCACCATAGCCGGCGCGAAGGCCATGTTTCAGGCGGTCGAGGCATGGAAAAAACAGGCTCCGCTGCCAGAATACGCTAAGGCGCATCACGAGCTTGCCGTAGCGCTGAAAAAGTGGGGGCATTAA
- the minD gene encoding cell division ATPase MinD has product MQAPSLTKYWDEKRGRMSILLKNGEKPLRDISIEDEYPTTLEGMICFAKSGGIAPVASASGGKMVWKVASLAPGEVKELIYTALTREALDGLSPKRPTPADAALLSSMASRAPALYVGQAEVKGVEEPAREERLAEKEKAERRAVVIAVGAGKGGTGKTTFAINLGVALAEMGCDTVLMDADTSMGNLSTYVGLEPQSLKATLHEVLAGEAEPDKAVYRAFSDRLRLVPSGLSLEGFLKMDRSLLKDVIEHFSKNADFMVIDTPAGYNKELALSLAASDHLILVLNPDEGSMTDGLKVQEMAKILKVNVLGVVLNRYDMKNPQFSPSQVEEHFGTPVIAMLPEEPGVRRKDKVPAVLASPSSKMSMEVYRVAEMVSGVKAPAESPSFASRLMLALFRTANI; this is encoded by the coding sequence ATGCAAGCGCCATCTTTGACGAAGTACTGGGACGAAAAGCGGGGAAGGATGTCCATACTCTTAAAAAACGGGGAGAAGCCGCTACGGGACATATCGATAGAGGATGAGTATCCTACTACACTAGAGGGCATGATCTGCTTTGCTAAGTCCGGTGGCATCGCCCCCGTTGCATCTGCTTCGGGCGGAAAGATGGTGTGGAAAGTGGCAAGCCTGGCGCCTGGCGAGGTAAAGGAGCTCATATATACGGCTCTCACAAGGGAAGCGCTGGATGGGCTATCGCCAAAAAGGCCTACGCCCGCAGACGCAGCGCTCCTGTCATCCATGGCGTCACGGGCGCCAGCGTTATATGTGGGCCAGGCGGAGGTCAAGGGCGTCGAAGAGCCAGCCCGGGAAGAGCGGCTGGCAGAAAAGGAGAAGGCTGAAAGGCGCGCAGTCGTCATCGCCGTAGGGGCCGGCAAGGGGGGCACCGGAAAGACCACCTTCGCGATAAACCTGGGCGTCGCCCTGGCGGAGATGGGATGCGACACGGTGCTGATGGACGCAGACACGAGCATGGGCAACCTCTCCACGTACGTAGGCCTCGAGCCTCAAAGCCTCAAGGCCACGCTCCACGAGGTGCTCGCGGGCGAGGCGGAGCCGGATAAGGCCGTGTACCGGGCCTTCAGCGACAGGCTGAGGCTGGTGCCAAGCGGCCTCTCCCTGGAGGGCTTCTTAAAGATGGACCGCTCCCTCCTCAAGGATGTAATAGAACACTTCTCGAAGAATGCGGACTTCATGGTAATAGACACCCCGGCCGGGTACAACAAGGAGCTAGCCCTGTCGCTGGCGGCCTCCGACCACCTCATACTCGTGCTGAACCCCGACGAGGGGAGCATGACGGATGGCCTCAAAGTGCAGGAGATGGCTAAGATCTTGAAGGTGAACGTTTTGGGAGTTGTGTTAAACCGCTACGATATGAAAAACCCTCAGTTCTCCCCTTCTCAGGTTGAGGAGCACTTCGGGACGCCTGTAATAGCCATGCTGCCAGAAGAGCCTGGCGTGAGGCGTAAGGACAAGGTGCCCGCCGTGCTGGCCAGCCCATCCAGCAAGATGTCTATGGAGGTGTACCGCGTGGCTGAGATGGTGTCGGGGGTAAAAGCCCCAGCAGAAAGCCCGTCATTCGCGTCCAGGCTCATGCTGGCCCTCTTCCGCACGGCAAATATTTAG
- a CDS encoding DUF72 domain-containing protein, translated as MILIGTSGWSYDDWVGEFYPAGLGKEKRLEFYAKHFHTTEINSTYYAFPSPAMVQSWIAKASRLQGFEFSLKMPKRVTHDSLLLDVEHALEFESKVLVPMRDASCLGAALIQLSPYVMLSHKGEGTDHLERLEALLGRLDTGKIDYAVEFRHRSWLDGGRLRDEVKAMLKRRNVAACAVDGPSMPPTVEDTARHVYVRFHGRNADVWYRKKGDGPHMNRYDYNYTEEELLSWKRRLKPLAGGTIRAYFNNHPHANAARNAMLFESLMGLRPAQKTERQSGLSRFFQD; from the coding sequence GTGATACTGATAGGCACGTCGGGCTGGTCCTACGACGATTGGGTGGGCGAATTCTACCCTGCTGGCCTTGGCAAGGAAAAGAGGCTAGAGTTCTACGCTAAACACTTTCATACGACGGAGATCAATAGCACTTACTACGCTTTCCCTTCGCCGGCGATGGTGCAAAGCTGGATCGCAAAGGCTTCCAGGCTGCAGGGCTTCGAGTTCTCCCTGAAGATGCCTAAACGCGTGACTCATGACAGCCTTTTGCTGGACGTGGAGCACGCCCTCGAGTTCGAGTCTAAGGTTCTAGTGCCCATGAGGGACGCCTCCTGCCTCGGCGCGGCGCTCATACAATTATCGCCATACGTCATGCTCTCCCATAAGGGCGAAGGGACCGACCACCTCGAGCGGCTTGAGGCGCTTCTCGGCCGTCTCGATACCGGGAAGATCGACTACGCGGTCGAGTTTCGCCACAGGTCATGGCTTGATGGGGGCAGGCTACGAGATGAGGTAAAAGCCATGCTAAAAAGGCGAAACGTGGCCGCCTGTGCCGTCGACGGCCCGTCCATGCCGCCCACAGTCGAGGATACCGCCAGGCACGTATACGTACGTTTTCACGGCCGCAACGCGGATGTCTGGTATAGGAAAAAAGGCGATGGCCCTCACATGAATCGATATGATTATAACTACACGGAGGAGGAGCTTCTCTCCTGGAAGAGGCGCCTGAAGCCTCTTGCCGGCGGCACGATAAGGGCCTATTTCAACAACCATCCCCACGCCAACGCCGCGAGGAACGCCATGCTATTCGAGTCCCTCATGGGATTGAGGCCCGCACAGAAGACAGAAAGGCAATCTGGCCTGTCGAGGTTTTTTCAGGATTGA
- the tatC gene encoding twin-arginine translocase subunit TatC — protein sequence MARFKKGILYIALYVLVIATISFPFTGAMVARMRDDLLKGQYTLVQTQPLELMMLELKLSFIIGVIAALPILFFFGYRYLIKARLGGRFRVSKIKMILVGAIALALFMLGCAYSYYLMLPLVFQYLLQSATDVGVANHWRVSEFINFAMLTTFVFGMVFELPLVMTVLARSGIVPVEVFKKYRRHMYVIIFIVAALVTSPDVLTQIMVGVPLVIFYEISLLSMRFTVPRRSPQS from the coding sequence TTGGCCAGGTTCAAGAAGGGCATACTGTATATAGCCTTATACGTCCTCGTCATCGCCACCATCTCATTCCCTTTCACGGGGGCGATGGTGGCGCGCATGAGGGATGACCTTCTCAAGGGCCAGTACACGCTGGTACAGACCCAGCCCCTCGAGCTCATGATGCTTGAGCTTAAGCTATCCTTCATCATCGGCGTCATCGCTGCCCTGCCCATATTGTTCTTCTTTGGATACAGATACCTTATAAAGGCGAGGCTGGGAGGCCGGTTCAGGGTTAGCAAGATTAAGATGATACTCGTCGGGGCGATAGCCCTGGCATTGTTTATGCTGGGCTGCGCATACTCCTATTACCTCATGCTCCCCCTCGTTTTCCAGTACTTGCTGCAGAGCGCGACCGACGTGGGCGTGGCCAACCACTGGCGGGTGTCGGAGTTCATCAACTTCGCCATGCTCACGACTTTCGTGTTCGGCATGGTCTTCGAGCTGCCCCTGGTCATGACGGTGCTGGCCCGCTCGGGCATCGTCCCGGTCGAGGTGTTCAAGAAGTACCGCCGCCACATGTACGTCATAATATTCATAGTCGCCGCCCTGGTGACCAGCCCCGACGTGCTGACGCAGATTATGGTGGGCGTGCCACTTGTCATATTTTATGAGATCAGCCTGCTATCGATGCGTTTCACCGTGCCTCGCCGCTCGCCTCAATCCTGA
- a CDS encoding glycosyltransferase family 4 protein, with amino-acid sequence MKICLVNALFHPFSGGVEKHMYELSRELARQNVDVTVLTARTDGAPAYEELEGVRVYRVPCVSVKVPGLYPPPLVISPLLPWYLKRLDDEHGFDIIHLQNRFFPDFDAAALYARIKRKPFMMTIHNARPVGISPAIAALGLAYDWLIGRWPFALADRIIAVSEWVKHDIEKYHIDGRKIVTIHNGINVGSFKPTSAMSVRRRYGIEGPMLLFVGRMITQKGVPYLIEAMPMVLAKHPDAKLLLVGRGSSLEKLKRKVNAMGLEKSVIFSGYMGEEDLKEAYGTCDIFVLPSVWEVLPIAILEAMSSSRPVVCTNAGGNAELVKDGVNGYVVPMRDPRALAEKVNALLDDPEKMRAMGRAGRRLAEEEFDWKLIAARTKEVYEDLLVEKMKDTG; translated from the coding sequence ATGAAAATATGCCTGGTTAACGCCCTGTTCCACCCCTTTAGCGGCGGCGTTGAGAAGCACATGTACGAGCTATCGCGGGAGCTGGCCCGCCAGAACGTCGACGTGACAGTGTTGACGGCCCGAACCGACGGCGCCCCGGCCTACGAGGAGCTTGAAGGCGTCAGGGTCTACCGGGTGCCATGCGTGAGCGTCAAGGTGCCAGGCCTCTACCCCCCACCATTGGTCATATCCCCGCTATTACCATGGTATCTGAAAAGGCTGGACGACGAGCACGGCTTCGACATCATCCACCTCCAGAACCGCTTCTTCCCGGACTTCGACGCTGCGGCACTTTACGCCCGCATCAAGCGCAAGCCGTTCATGATGACCATCCATAACGCGAGGCCCGTGGGCATATCGCCGGCCATCGCGGCCCTCGGCCTGGCATACGACTGGCTCATCGGCCGCTGGCCGTTCGCCCTCGCAGACAGGATCATCGCCGTCTCGGAGTGGGTCAAGCACGACATCGAGAAATACCACATAGATGGGCGGAAAATAGTCACAATCCACAACGGCATCAACGTCGGCTCATTCAAGCCTACGTCGGCCATGAGCGTCCGCCGGCGGTACGGCATCGAAGGCCCGATGCTCCTGTTCGTGGGCCGCATGATCACGCAGAAGGGCGTTCCATACTTGATAGAGGCGATGCCCATGGTGCTCGCAAAACACCCTGACGCAAAGCTGCTGCTGGTAGGCAGGGGGAGCTCGCTAGAAAAGCTCAAGAGGAAGGTGAATGCGATGGGCCTGGAAAAGAGCGTCATCTTTTCAGGATATATGGGCGAGGAGGACCTTAAGGAGGCGTATGGCACCTGCGATATTTTCGTGCTGCCCTCGGTGTGGGAGGTGCTGCCCATCGCCATACTCGAGGCCATGTCCTCGTCTCGGCCCGTGGTCTGCACTAACGCTGGCGGCAACGCCGAGCTGGTAAAGGATGGCGTGAACGGGTACGTGGTGCCCATGCGGGACCCGCGAGCGTTGGCAGAAAAGGTCAACGCCCTCCTGGACGACCCTGAAAAGATGAGGGCGATGGGCAGGGCTGGCAGGCGGCTTGCCGAGGAGGAGTTCGACTGGAAGCTTATCGCCGCCCGGACCAAGGAGGTCTACGAGGACCTTCTCGTAGAAAAGATGAAAGATACAGGCTGA
- a CDS encoding GNAT family N-acetyltransferase: MSWDKDGRHSGLEVARGAAEDIRDVFADAARCAPPEDSAYISYLLDMAIRGDIGVYSLSARCHTIGAICYRMLDGDVELAFGHVIWGDTEPYFLESVVKDLFDFGAHTIRSNFNWPAPWSFIRGAEAMGFKMVERMSMCLAPMPVKPSVSGFEILPWDDRHAGDVCRIISECQAPADRPVYPALSRTEDAVALVESVMRDEHGKFMRSLSYVAVVGRVIGFLISTMVSDGSILILDIGVERGHRRKGVGGAMLDRLIGDAYAAGYGQIILAVTSNNYDAIRLYRRKGFRVSGHYKHYIMSKVS, from the coding sequence ATGAGTTGGGACAAGGATGGGCGGCATTCCGGCCTGGAGGTGGCACGGGGGGCCGCTGAAGACATACGAGACGTGTTCGCAGACGCGGCCAGGTGCGCGCCTCCAGAGGACAGCGCATACATCTCGTATCTCCTCGATATGGCGATACGAGGCGATATAGGCGTTTACTCCCTGTCGGCCCGATGCCACACCATAGGGGCAATATGCTACAGGATGCTCGACGGAGATGTCGAGCTCGCCTTCGGGCACGTCATCTGGGGCGATACGGAGCCATACTTTTTAGAGTCCGTCGTCAAGGACCTTTTTGATTTCGGCGCGCATACGATCAGAAGCAACTTTAACTGGCCTGCCCCCTGGAGTTTCATCAGAGGGGCGGAGGCGATGGGCTTCAAGATGGTAGAGCGCATGAGCATGTGCCTTGCCCCGATGCCCGTAAAGCCCTCTGTAAGCGGCTTCGAGATATTGCCATGGGATGACCGCCACGCCGGTGATGTCTGTCGAATCATTAGCGAATGCCAGGCCCCCGCAGACCGCCCCGTCTACCCGGCGCTCAGCAGGACCGAGGATGCTGTGGCGCTCGTGGAGAGCGTCATGAGGGACGAGCACGGCAAATTCATGAGAAGCCTTTCATACGTGGCCGTCGTGGGCCGCGTCATCGGATTCCTCATATCCACGATGGTGTCGGATGGCAGCATACTAATACTGGACATAGGCGTCGAACGTGGCCACAGGAGGAAAGGGGTGGGAGGCGCCATGCTCGATCGGCTCATAGGGGACGCGTACGCCGCCGGATATGGCCAGATAATTCTGGCCGTAACCTCCAATAATTATGATGCCATCAGGCTGTACCGGCGTAAGGGCTTCAGGGTGAGCGGCCACTATAAACACTACATAATGTCGAAGGTAAGCTAA